In Onychomys torridus chromosome 15, mOncTor1.1, whole genome shotgun sequence, the following proteins share a genomic window:
- the Ankrd34b gene encoding ankyrin repeat domain-containing protein 34B, with protein sequence MDEGTEVSTDGNSLIKAVHQSRLRLTRLLLEGGAYINESNDRGETPLMIACKTKHIDQQSVGRAKMVKYLLENSADPNIQDKSGKSALMHACLEKAGPEVVSLLLKSGADLSLQDHSGYSALVYAINAEDRDTLKVLLSACQAKGKEVIIITTAKSPSGRHTTQQYLNMPPADMDGSHPPATPSEIDIKTASLPLSYSSETDLTLFGFKDKEFSGSSDNTWDPDSPKRKPVMTANGPKLSQAGSAWIKSTPSLKHQARVASLQEELQDITPEEEITYKTSALALSKRFITRHQSIDVKDTAHLLRAFDQVNSRKMSYDEMNYHPLFPEGNQPCTEIPTDQDSDSNQALFTSTLKSIVQKRNSGANHYSSDSQLSEGVTPPNLEDGKAGKKKIFAPSPSLLTGSKELMETVPPGPLSRRNHAVLERRGSGAFPVDHSLLQSRPGFLPPLNVNPHPPITDVGVNKICSLLSCGQKVLVPTVPSFPKEFKSKKMLLRRQSLQTEQIKQLVNF encoded by the coding sequence ATGGACGAAGGCACAGAAGTTTCAACGGACGGAAATTCCTTGATCAAAGCCGTCCATCAGAGCCGGCTGCGCCTCACGAGACTTTTGCTAGAAGGCGGTGCCTACATCAACGAGAGCAATGACCGTGGAGAAACACCTTTAATGATTGCTTGTAAGACCAAACACATCGACCAGCAGAGCGTCGGGAGAGCCAAGATGGTTAAATACCTTCTGGAGAACAGCGCCGACCCCAACATCCAGGACAAATCTGGGAAAAGCGCTCTGATGCACGCATGCTTAGAAAAAGCTGGCCCGGAGGTGGTTTCCTTGCTCCTCAAGAGTGGGGCGGACCTCAGCCTGCAGGACCATTCTGGCTACTCGGCTCTGGTTTATGCTATAAATGCAGAAGACAGAGATACCCTGAAAGTCCTCCTTAGTGCTTGCCAGGCTAAAGGAAAAGAGGTCATTATCATAACGACAGCAAAGTCGCCCTCTGGGAGGCACACCACCCAGCAATACCTCAACATGCCTCCGGCAGACATGGATGGGAGCCATCCGCCAGCCACGCCTTCAGAAATTGACATCAAAACAGCCTCGTTACCACTCTCATATTCTTCAGAGACGGACCTGACACTTTTTGGCTTTAAAGATAAGGAGTTTTCTGGAAGCAGTGATAATACCTGGGACCCAGACTCTCCTAAGCGGAAGCCTGTGATGACCGCTAATGGGCCCAAGCTATCCCAGGCTGGTTCAGCCTGGATCAAGAGTACCCCATCACTAAAGCACCAGGCCAGAGTGGCCTCCTTGCAAGAGGAGCTCCAAGATATCACTCCAGAGGAAGAAATAACCTACAAAACCAGCGCACTGGCGCTTTCTAAGCGGTTCATCACCAGGCACCAGAGCATTGACGTGAAAGACACGGCGCACTTGCTCAGAGCCTTTGACCAGGTCAACTCACGGAAGATGTCGTATGATGAAATGAATTACCATCCTTTGTTTCCAGAAGGCAACCAGCCATGCACGGAAATTCCCACTGACCAGGACTCAGACTCCAACCAAGCTCTCTTTACCTCCACTTTAAAAAGCATCGTCCAAAAGCGAAACTCGGGAGCCAATCACTATAGCTCTGATTCTCAGCTCTCAGAGGGGGTTACCCCTCCAAACTTAGAAGATGGCaaagctggaaagaaaaagaTCTTCGCACCATCTCCTTCCTTGCTAACAGGGTCTAAAGAATTAATGGAGACTGTCCCTCCAGGTCCCCTGAGCAGGAGGAATCATGCAGTCTTAGAAAGGCGGGGCTCGGGAGCCTTCCCGGTTGATCATAGCCTCCTGCAGAGCAGACCCGGGTTTCTGCCACCCTTAAATGTAAATCCTCACCCTCCTATCACAGACGTCGGTGTCAACAAGATCTGCAGCCTTCTTTCTTGTGGCCAAAAAGTGCTTGTGCCCACGGTTCCTAGTTTCCCGAAGGAGTTCAAAAGCAAAAAGATGTTGTTAAGAAGGCAGTCACTGCAGACAGAGCAAATTAAGCAATTAGTAAATTTTTAA